A window of the Chiloscyllium plagiosum isolate BGI_BamShark_2017 chromosome 13, ASM401019v2, whole genome shotgun sequence genome harbors these coding sequences:
- the LOC122556248 gene encoding EEF1A lysine methyltransferase 3-like: METKLQNNYANSEIEYILERSYEFCGQHLWISQSSNAQIGTSGFIWEAGLALCEYIEKQRIIFNGMKVIELGAGTGILGILAVLLGGNVTITDQPNVLKQIEHNVVASISPSCRDRVNIRALSWGHDHIQFPRDYDFIFGGEIVYFPKTYPLLIKTLQHLSSERTIIYLSSKMWQDFQINKFYEDILPEHFNCQIVDRNEENDINVYKVTKKVHALGISC, translated from the exons ATGGAAACCAAGCTACAAAACAATTACGCTAATTCTGAGATTGAGTACATTTTGGAGAGAAGCTATGAGTTTTGTGGACAACATTTATGGATCAGTCAGAGCTCAAATGCCcagattgggacatctggttTCATATGGGAAGCT GGTCTTGCTCTGTGTGAGTATATTGAAAAACAGAGGATAATCTTTAATGGCATGAAGGTGATCGAACTGGGTGCAGGAACTGGAATATTAGGAATCTTAGCAGTTCTGCTAG GAGGAAATGTGACAATTACAGACCAACCAAATGTTTTGAAGCAAATTGAACATAATGTTGTTGCCAGCATCTCACCGTCCTGTAGAGATCGGGTAAATATCCGTGCCCTATCCTGGGGTCATGATCACATTCAGTTTCCTCGTGACTACGATTTCATCTTTGGTGGAGAAATTGTCTATTTTCCAAAGACCTATCCCTTACTAATAAAGACTTTACAACATCTCAGTAGTGAAAGAACCATCATTTATCTTTCTTCAAAAATGTGGCAGGACTTTCAGATTAACAAATTCTACGAAGACATTCTACCTGAACATTTTAATTGCCAAATTGTTGACAGAAATGAAGAAAATGACATCAATGTGTATAAAGTGACCAAAAAGGTCCATGCTCTGGGGATTAGCTGTTAA